Sequence from the Molothrus aeneus isolate 106 chromosome 7, BPBGC_Maene_1.0, whole genome shotgun sequence genome:
TTCTGGCTGCAGTGTGTGCCAGACTTTCTcatgcctgccctgccctttcTGGTACATAAGAAAATTGGGTTTTGAACTTACAGCGTGGTGCTGTGGACGCAAAGCTATTTTTGATGTCTCTATGCCACCAAGAAGGTATATTACCTCAGAGGTGCAACTCTGAGCTTGGGTTCATTGGTCTGCTGATGTTTGTGGGTCAAGGCCTGTTCAGGACTGCCAGATTATCACCTCCTTTGGGTCTAGTCTggctccagggatgctggaaGTGCTGTTGGCATGCACATGTGAGAGCATGTGTCTGACACAGTCACTGTATGGAATACTCAGGGAATCTATCTCCAgtccccaggctggggatgtaaagcaccagcagcagggaggaattGCCTGTGGTAAGAGCTGTCTGGATGGCAAAGGTCAGATCTGGCAAACCAAACAGTACCCCTTCCCTGTTTgtctgggatggggaaggagagTTCAGCGTGCCTGATGAAGCTCAGCCTGCCCCAGTTCCTCGTGCTGCCTGACCGATTCTGCTTGTCCCTGCAGGTACCAGTGTAACCAGTGCTCGTACCGCTGTCACCGTGCTGACCAGCTGAGCAGCCACAAGCTGCGGCACCAGGGCAAAAGCCTGATCTGCGAGGTGTGCGGCTTCGCCTGCAAGCGCAAGTACGAGCTGCAGAAGCACATGCAGGCGAAGCACTCGCAGAACTACCAGGTTCCTGTCTTCCAGTGCCAATACTGCACCTACCAGACCAAGTACAAGCAGGCGCTGCTGAACCATGAGAATTGCAAGCACACCAAGCAGAAGGAGTTTCGCTGTGCCCTCTGTTCATACTGCACCTTCAGTAACACCAGCCTCTTCTTCCATAAGCGCAAGATTCATGGCTACGTTCCTGGTGACAAGGACTGGCTGGAAAATTACGCCAGCAAGGAGCTGGAGATCAGCTCATCTGAGGCACTCTTTGGCTATGAGGTCGGTGCAGCCCTGCACGTGGATGCCAGTTCCCCCCTCACTGGCAAAGAGCAGTGGATGAAGGAGAAGCCATCCCAGGTGGAGTGCCAGGGAGAAGAGGGCTACCAGCAAGTGTTCGTGGTGCCTCTCCTTGAGCAGGATGCCGCTCCACCAGAGAGCAGCAGCGAGGCAGAGAGAGGCgagggggagcagagctgtcctATTGCTGACAATGCCCTGGAAGATGACTGCATGCAAGGAAATGCTgccacaggctctgctgagctcacTGTTTCTGAAGATGTGACAGAAGGCTGCACCTTGCACTTGGAGGCACTGAATGTCTCATCTGATCCTCTCCTGGAGAACTTGACTGGAGAGGCCTGTGTGACTCAGCCAGAGAGCATGGAAATGCTGTCCTGCAAGGAGCCTCCTGCAGCCTATGAAATGCTGGGCTCCCAGGATGGCCTTGGCTTGGAGGACAGTGGCAGTACACTCGAAGACATCCCAGACTTTGAGGAAGAGGTAGATGTACAGGAAGACAAGGTGGTGAAGGGGAGTGTAGCAGTAGGAGACAACCAGGGAAAAGACACCCTGAAGGAGGACATGGGCCGCCTTGAGGGGTCATGCTCAGACCACAAGGTCGTGGCAGACACTGAGGAGAGAGAGACCAGCCAAGCCAAGCTGCCAGAGGCCTGGTTCAGCATGCTGAAGACACCTGAACAGGGCCACCTGCCTGTCCCAGAGGATGTGCCCACCTCTGGTGACAATGCCAGGGGCGGCTCGGAATCAGTGCTGAAGGCTCTGCGGAAGCAGGACAAAGAGCAGGCAGAGACACTGGTACTGGAGGGCAGGGTGCAGATGCTGGTGGTGCAGTCGGAGAGCCAGGTCTTTAAGTGTGAGAAGTGCTCGTACATCACACGGAAGGAGAAATCTATGTCCTTGCACTCCAAAGCCAGCTGCCAGAGCCGCCGGGCCCCGCTCGTGTGCCGTGAGTGTGGTGCCAGCTTTAAGCAGCAGAGGGGACTCAACACCCACCTCCTAAAGAAGTGCCCTGTTCTCCTGAAGAACAACAAGATCCTCAAACCAGCCAATCAGGAGGCACCTGGACTGTGCCAACCTGCTGACCAGCCTGGTGATAATGGTACAGAAACAGCAGAGAGTGAGAAGGGAGGCTCAGAGGAGTCTGGGCATGCTGAGAGCCCTTGGGAAGCTGACCAGCTACCTGATAAAACACAAGATGCAGGCATTCCTTTGGCTGGGGCACAGACATCAGGCTGTCAAGCCTCTGAGAAATCCCTGCTGGGTGACAGCACAGAGGTGGCAGAAGAGCCTCCCCAGCAAGGGGGTAGGACTGAGCcaggtggagctgctggtgcctccCAGTCTGGGAAACCCTCAGAGAAATACCGACTGGAGGGAGGGAAGCTGCACTGCAATGCCTGCTCCTTTGTGTGCTCCCGTGTCACCACCATCACCTCCCACGTGGAGGATGGCTGCCGGAACCTGGAGCAGTTCtggtgctcccagtgccctgaAACCTTCCGCTCCCGGCGGGCCCTCAAGAGCCATTGTTCTGAAAAGCACATCGTGCATCCTGAGGATGAATCCCAAAGGACTGAACTCCCTGAGGGGGACCCACTGGTTGAGAAAGACCAGACTAGTGAGCTCCCACTGGATGCAGCCCCACCAAAAGCCACCCTGCCCAAGAGGAGGCGTTTCTCCTGCCCCACCTGCCCCTTCACCTGCCACCAGGAAAGGGCCATGAAGACTCACAAGAAGAGAGGCTGCGTGACCCTGGGTGAGTTTCgctgcacctcctgccccttcaCCTCCAAGGTGGCCAAAGCCCTGCGGCTGCACCGCAGGCTGCACCGCAAGCATTACAGCAAGCGGCCGCAGCTGCAGTGCCGCCAGTGCAAGTTCACCTGCAAGCAGGCCCGGTGCCTGCGGCAGCACATCCGCATCAAGCACGAGGGGGTGAAGCCGCACAAGTGCCGCTACTGCGAGTTCAGCACCACGCGGCGCTACCGCCTGGAGGCCCACCAGTCCCTGCACACTGGCGTGGGGCGCATTGCCTGCGGCATCTGCAGCCAGACCTTCGGCACCAACTCCAAGCTGCGCATCCACCGCCTGCGCGTGCACGAGAAGACGCCCACCCACTTCTGCCCACTCTGCGACTACAGCAGCTACCTGCAGAACGACATCACCCGCCACGTCAACAGCTGCCACCACGGCGAGCTCAACTTCGGCTGCTCCCGCTGTGAGGCTCGCTTCAGTTCTGAGACGGCCCTCAAGCAGCACGTCCTGCGCCGGCACGAGGAGAAGGTTTCCTACAGCTGCCCACGCTGCAACTTCGTGTGTCACAGTGAGGCCACGCTCAAGTGCCACGTGCAGAAGCAGCACCCACACCTGGAGTGCAGCACCTGTAAGGAGACCTTCGCCACCCGGGAGGCACTGGAGGAGCACAAGACGCAGCATTTCAGCCACCGCTGTGAGCTGTGCAGCTTTGCAGCCAAGGAGCGGCAGCAGCTGGTGCGGCATTATGTGGAGAGCCATGAGCCGGCTGCCCCCCAGGACAAACCCCTGCACTGCCCTTTCTGTGACTTTGCCTGCCGGCACCAGCTTGTGTTTGACCAGCACATGAAGGGCCATGGGGGCACCCGCGTGTACAAGTGCTCAGACTGTGAGTACACCACCAAGAACAGGCAAAAGATCACATGGCACATCCGCATCCACACTGGTGAGAAGCCCTACAAGTGCCACCTCTGTAAATACGCCTGTGCTGACCCCTCACGTCTCAAGGTAAGAGCTCTGCTTGGGAATGTATCCTACTCCATCTGCATTGCTTGGAGGGGCATCCAGCCACAGGGATTTGGAGAAGAAGTTCCCAAGGGGAGATTTCATCCTCAGTGTTCAGTGGCTCATACTGAACAGAAATAGGAGTCAAGCAGATAAAAGTCATTGTCAATACAATacatttcttctctgctgttgCAGTTTAAGGGCAAGGGAGACTTTTAACAAAGTACGAAGGTGGCAGCAGTCTAAGTTCACTTCTTTTCTTGCTGACATCTCTGGATGCAGCCTTGCACCATTCGAAGCCAAGTCTGGCTCCTTGCTGGCCTCAGCATACTCTGTGGTGCCAGTTAGACAGGGTGCAGGGAAACCTCCAGCTTTCTTGGAAGCAGAGTATGACCCTGCTCTCATTGCTCTAGGTTATTAGCATCCTGATGCATGGTAAAGGGCTTTTTCTAGAACAGGAAATGCGTGGGTGATGGAGACATAGGGTAATGGAGGGAGAAACAGTCTGGTTTTGCTAAAAGAATATTGACTTTTTTAatggccaggctgagctggagtcTCCTGGGGCCGCCTGGGACAGGCTGTGCAATGTGCTCAGCTCTGTTGGGCTGAGTTTTTAATTTGACTCTGTGTTGCATATCAAACTGGGGAGCAAAGCCTGTGCCATCcacaggctgggacagagcagctcaTCAGTACAGGAATCTCATCCTGACTCTGGTGTGGATACCCCTTGCCCATAGCCTGCCAAGCAAGCACACAGCCCTCCTTGCCCCATGCAGCTGGAGATGTCAGAACTGTCTTTGAGCCTCTCACTGCCACCCCAAAGCCCTGcacatccccagggctggggacatggtCTCATCCTGACCCTATCCTCCTGCCCAGTATCACATGCGGATCcacaaggaggagaggaaatacCTCTGCCCTGACTGCGGCTACAAATGCAAGTGGGTGAACCAGCTCAAGTACCACATGACAAAGCACACTGGTGAGTGCTGCCCACTGAGGACAAGCTGTCGAGCACTGGGGAGGGTGTTGGGGCTGCTCCATGCTTCTTTTCTGCCAGTGGCCCAGCTAGAGACAGAGGAGGACATTTAGGGGGCAGCACATTATCCTGTGCTAATGGGGTGGGGGCAGTGCTCTCAGGTGGGAGGGAAGCGTGCTTGGAAATGGGGATCTTGGTGTGCCTGCTAACAAAATGGGATGTAGGGGGAATTCCCTGGGGACTGATGCTCTGTGGAATGGACTGGAGAGCACGGTGCCCCCATCCTGGTGCCATCCCCTTCCCTGTTGCCACAGGCCTGAAGCCATACCGGTGTGATGAGTGCGAGTACTGCACCAACCGCGCGGACGCCCTGCGGGTGCACAAGGAGACGCGGCACCAGGAGGCCCGTTCCTTCATCTGTGAGCAGTGTGGCAAGGCCTTCAAGACGCGCTTTCTCCTCAAAACCCACCTGAAGAAGCACAGCGAGGAGAAGCCCTACGTGTGCAACGCCTGCGGGCGGGCTTTCCGCTGGGCAGCTGGCCTGCGCCACCACTACCTGACCCACACCAACGAGCACCCCTTCTTCTGCCGCTACTGCCCCTACAAGGCCAAGCAGAAGTTCCAGGTCATCAAACACATCCAGCGGCATcaccctgagcacagggctgtTGACCCTAGCCAGGGGGTGGGAAAGGACCCCAGCACACACACCGTCCACCTTCACAGCGTGCAGAGGGAGAGCCAGGCCAAGGGGGCCCCCAGGATGGAGCAAGAAGGGGAGTGCCCTGCAGAGAAGGTGGCATAGCACAATGAGACTGAATCCCAGCTGCTCTAAGGTGCT
This genomic interval carries:
- the ZNF142 gene encoding zinc finger protein 142 isoform X2, coding for MSAAVTVSEAPSREMETLCSELLLPTPGEVGAVGSPGVASAGLAGTPPLAASQELLLAEASMPGEGAHAEGSNVEIFIEAVAGNVTLSNAASATEVLVKVVELYFCERCGQSFSEASLLSQHQCLLLPPQEHLELPGALLASASESQSDPRGSELPGSSTQEGSAPECLLCPVCQEAFLQPGQLKEHFKTHRAPSGALPCPERGCHFTTEDRKELRAHLRHLHGASPVSCACRACPLLFPSRQAMEQHHRTHFPFHCSHCDFITANAKLFWQHRKGHATESPSEMPTTGDPHGLGKCCILPSASEGQEEPGDCHPGWKASTAEARPAKPAGTGNSSLKGQKASAGEEDLDSSGDESPEEDGESLCEAEAKEDGKAAPKKVGVPQAQHFKGDVAEGSEYLYKTHMCPECKRCFKKRTHLVEHLHLHFPDPSLQCPNCHKYFTSKSKLKIHMMRETGEKAHRCPLCHYSSVEKNALNRHMASMHEDISNFYSDVYSCPVCEEKFRLSQALKEHLKTHKAEPKRLSCFHGDCSYCAEDRKEFVRHLKDAHGIKAVECKYHACSLLFGTAEAMEAHRKTHYAFHCQQCDFICSNKHVFRKHKKQGHPGSEQLQCSFCPYATFNPVEYHDHVGKMHANEKIHKCTECAFATAHKRVLIRHMLLHTGEKPHKCELCDFTCRDVSYLSKHMLTHSNDKNFMCTECGYITKWKHYLNVHMRKHTGDLRYQCNQCSYRCHRADQLSSHKLRHQGKSLICEVCGFACKRKYELQKHMQAKHSQNYQVPVFQCQYCTYQTKYKQALLNHENCKHTKQKEFRCALCSYCTFSNTSLFFHKRKIHGYVPGDKDWLENYASKELEISSSEALFGYEVGAALHVDASSPLTGKEQWMKEKPSQVECQGEEGYQQVFVVPLLEQDAAPPESSSEAERGEGEQSCPIADNALEDDCMQGNAATGSAELTVSEDVTEGCTLHLEALNVSSDPLLENLTGEACVTQPESMEMLSCKEPPAAYEMLGSQDGLGLEDSGSTLEDIPDFEEEVDVQEDKVVKGSVAVGDNQGKDTLKEDMGRLEGSCSDHKVVADTEERETSQAKLPEAWFSMLKTPEQGHLPVPEDVPTSGDNARGGSESVLKALRKQDKEQAETLVLEGRVQMLVVQSESQVFKCEKCSYITRKEKSMSLHSKASCQSRRAPLVCRECGASFKQQRGLNTHLLKKCPVLLKNNKILKPANQEAPGLCQPADQPGDNGTETAESEKGGSEESGHAESPWEADQLPDKTQDAGIPLAGAQTSGCQASEKSLLGDSTEVAEEPPQQGGRTEPGGAAGASQSGKPSEKYRLEGGKLHCNACSFVCSRVTTITSHVEDGCRNLEQFWCSQCPETFRSRRALKSHCSEKHIVHPEDESQRTELPEGDPLVEKDQTSELPLDAAPPKATLPKRRRFSCPTCPFTCHQERAMKTHKKRGCVTLGEFRCTSCPFTSKVAKALRLHRRLHRKHYSKRPQLQCRQCKFTCKQARCLRQHIRIKHEGVKPHKCRYCEFSTTRRYRLEAHQSLHTGVGRIACGICSQTFGTNSKLRIHRLRVHEKTPTHFCPLCDYSSYLQNDITRHVNSCHHGELNFGCSRCEARFSSETALKQHVLRRHEEKVSYSCPRCNFVCHSEATLKCHVQKQHPHLECSTCKETFATREALEEHKTQHFSHRCELCSFAAKERQQLVRHYVESHEPAAPQDKPLHCPFCDFACRHQLVFDQHMKGHGGTRVYKCSDCEYTTKNRQKITWHIRIHTGEKPYKCHLCKYACADPSRLKYHMRIHKEERKYLCPDCGYKCKWVNQLKYHMTKHTGLKPYRCDECEYCTNRADALRVHKETRHQEARSFICEQCGKAFKTRFLLKTHLKKHSEEKPYVCNACGRAFRWAAGLRHHYLTHTNEHPFFCRYCPYKAKQKFQVIKHIQRHHPEHRAVDPSQGVGKDPSTHTVHLHSVQRESQAKGAPRMEQEGECPAEKVA
- the ZNF142 gene encoding zinc finger protein 142 isoform X1, whose protein sequence is MSAAVTVSEAPSREMETLCSELLLPTPGEVGAVGSPGVASAGLAGTPPLAASQELLLAEASMPGEGAHAEGSNVEIFIEAVAGNVTLSNAASATEVLVKVVELYFCERCGQSFSEASLLSQHQCLLLPPQEHLELPGALLASASESQSDPRGSELPGSSTQEGSAPECLLCPVCQEAFLQPGQLKEHFKTHRAPSGALPCPERGCHFTTEDRKELRAHLRHLHGASPVSCACRACPLLFPSRQAMEQHHRTHFPFHCSHCDFITANAKLFWQHRKGHATESPSEMPTTGDPHGLGKCCILPSAASEGQEEPGDCHPGWKASTAEARPAKPAGTGNSSLKGQKASAGEEDLDSSGDESPEEDGESLCEAEAKEDGKAAPKKVGVPQAQHFKGDVAEGSEYLYKTHMCPECKRCFKKRTHLVEHLHLHFPDPSLQCPNCHKYFTSKSKLKIHMMRETGEKAHRCPLCHYSSVEKNALNRHMASMHEDISNFYSDVYSCPVCEEKFRLSQALKEHLKTHKAEPKRLSCFHGDCSYCAEDRKEFVRHLKDAHGIKAVECKYHACSLLFGTAEAMEAHRKTHYAFHCQQCDFICSNKHVFRKHKKQGHPGSEQLQCSFCPYATFNPVEYHDHVGKMHANEKIHKCTECAFATAHKRVLIRHMLLHTGEKPHKCELCDFTCRDVSYLSKHMLTHSNDKNFMCTECGYITKWKHYLNVHMRKHTGDLRYQCNQCSYRCHRADQLSSHKLRHQGKSLICEVCGFACKRKYELQKHMQAKHSQNYQVPVFQCQYCTYQTKYKQALLNHENCKHTKQKEFRCALCSYCTFSNTSLFFHKRKIHGYVPGDKDWLENYASKELEISSSEALFGYEVGAALHVDASSPLTGKEQWMKEKPSQVECQGEEGYQQVFVVPLLEQDAAPPESSSEAERGEGEQSCPIADNALEDDCMQGNAATGSAELTVSEDVTEGCTLHLEALNVSSDPLLENLTGEACVTQPESMEMLSCKEPPAAYEMLGSQDGLGLEDSGSTLEDIPDFEEEVDVQEDKVVKGSVAVGDNQGKDTLKEDMGRLEGSCSDHKVVADTEERETSQAKLPEAWFSMLKTPEQGHLPVPEDVPTSGDNARGGSESVLKALRKQDKEQAETLVLEGRVQMLVVQSESQVFKCEKCSYITRKEKSMSLHSKASCQSRRAPLVCRECGASFKQQRGLNTHLLKKCPVLLKNNKILKPANQEAPGLCQPADQPGDNGTETAESEKGGSEESGHAESPWEADQLPDKTQDAGIPLAGAQTSGCQASEKSLLGDSTEVAEEPPQQGGRTEPGGAAGASQSGKPSEKYRLEGGKLHCNACSFVCSRVTTITSHVEDGCRNLEQFWCSQCPETFRSRRALKSHCSEKHIVHPEDESQRTELPEGDPLVEKDQTSELPLDAAPPKATLPKRRRFSCPTCPFTCHQERAMKTHKKRGCVTLGEFRCTSCPFTSKVAKALRLHRRLHRKHYSKRPQLQCRQCKFTCKQARCLRQHIRIKHEGVKPHKCRYCEFSTTRRYRLEAHQSLHTGVGRIACGICSQTFGTNSKLRIHRLRVHEKTPTHFCPLCDYSSYLQNDITRHVNSCHHGELNFGCSRCEARFSSETALKQHVLRRHEEKVSYSCPRCNFVCHSEATLKCHVQKQHPHLECSTCKETFATREALEEHKTQHFSHRCELCSFAAKERQQLVRHYVESHEPAAPQDKPLHCPFCDFACRHQLVFDQHMKGHGGTRVYKCSDCEYTTKNRQKITWHIRIHTGEKPYKCHLCKYACADPSRLKYHMRIHKEERKYLCPDCGYKCKWVNQLKYHMTKHTGLKPYRCDECEYCTNRADALRVHKETRHQEARSFICEQCGKAFKTRFLLKTHLKKHSEEKPYVCNACGRAFRWAAGLRHHYLTHTNEHPFFCRYCPYKAKQKFQVIKHIQRHHPEHRAVDPSQGVGKDPSTHTVHLHSVQRESQAKGAPRMEQEGECPAEKVA